One window from the genome of Aricia agestis chromosome 6, ilAriAges1.1, whole genome shotgun sequence encodes:
- the LOC121728129 gene encoding odorant receptor coreceptor, with translation MMTKQKTQGLVSDLMPNIKLMQLFGHFLFNYHADNAGMSLLLRKIYASVHAFLIVVQFVLMGINMAKYSEEVNELTANTITVLFFAHTLIKLLFFGVTSKNFYRTLAVWNQSNSHPLFTESNARYCQIALTKMRRLLYFIMGMTVFSVISWVTITFFDESVRYLVDKETNGTYTEPVPRLPVKAWYPFDAFHGPMYIFAFVFQVYWLLFSMSIANLLDLMFSSWLIFACEQLQHLKAIMKPLMEISASLDTYRPNTAELFRISSADKSEKIPDSTDMDIRGIYATQQDFGMMPRMGRLQTFGNNNNPNGLSQKQEILARSAIKYWVERHKHVVRLVTSIGDTYGTALLFHMLVSTITLTLLAYQATKINGINVYAFSTLGYLCYTLGQVFHFCIFGNRLIEESSSVMEAAYSCQWYDGSEEAKTFVQIVCQQCQKAMSISGAKFFTVSLDLFASVLGAVVTYFMVLVQLK, from the exons ACAATGCGGGCATGTCCCTCCTTCTCCGCAAGATCTACGCGAGCGTCCACGCGTTCCTCATCGTGGTGCAGTTCGTGCTGATGGGCATCAACATGGCCAAGTACTCGGAGGAGGTCAACGAGCTCACGGCCAACACCATCACCGTGCTGTTCTTCGCACATACTCTCATTAAGCTGCTGTTCTTCGGTGTGACCTCGAAGAACTTCTATCG GACGCTGGCAGTATGGAACCAATCGAACAGCCACCCTCTGTTCACGGAGTCCAACGCCAGGTACTGCCAGATCGCGCTGACCAAGATGAGGAGGCTCCTCTACTTCATCATGGGCATGACCGTCTTCTCCGTTATAT CATGGGTGACGATCACGTTTTTCGACGAGTCAGTCCGGTACCTGGTGGACAAGGAGACTAACGGGACCTACACGGAGCCGGTACCACGCCTGCCAGTGAAGGCCTGGTACCCGTTCGACGCGTTCCATGGACCGATGTACATCTTCGCGTTTGTTTTTCAG GTGTACTGGCTCCTGTTCTCCATGTCGATAGCGAACCTCCTGGACCTCATGTTCTCCTCGTGGCTGATCTTCGCGTGCGAGCAGCTGCAGCACCTCAAGGCCATCATGAAGCCGCTCATGGAGATAAGCGCCTCCCTGGACACGTACAGACCGAATACCGCTGAGCTGTTCCGGATTTCCTCGGCAG ACAAATCCGAGAAGATCCCTGATTCAACTGACATGGACATCCGAGGGATCTACGCGACGCAGCAGGACTTCGGCATGATGCCGCGCATGGGCAGACTCCAGACCTTCGGCAACAACAACAACCCCAACGGCTTGTCACAGAAGCAGGAGATCCTCGCCAGATCTGCCATCAAGTACTGGGTGGAACGACATAAGCACGTCGTCAG ACTGGTCACCTCTATCGGCGACACGTACGGTACGGCGCTGCTTTTCCACATGTTGGTATCAACTATCACCCTGACCCTGCTCGCTTATCAAGCTACAAAG ATAAACGGCATCAACGTGTACGCCTTCAGCACTCTGGGCTACTTGTGCTACACCTTGGGACAGGTGTTCCACTTCTGCATCTTCGGCAACCGGCTTATTGAAGAG AGCTCGTCCGTGATGGAGGCAGCTTACTCGTGCCAATGGTATGACGGCTCGGAGGAGGCCAAGACGTTCGTGCAGATCGTCTGCCAGCAGTGCCAGAAGGCTATGAGCATCTCCGGAGCTAAGTTCTTCACGGTGTCCCTGGATCTGTTCGCTTCT GTACTTGGAGCTGTTGTTACTTACTTCATGGTGTTGGTGCAactcaaataa